Within Spinacia oleracea cultivar Varoflay chromosome 4, BTI_SOV_V1, whole genome shotgun sequence, the genomic segment GCATATCTTACCCTTGCATTTCTCATAATTTTTTGCCTTAGCTCACCATTGCACGACATAGTGTCGTATTCGTAATAAATTGATCTCTATAAAGAAGAGTACTTTACAGTAGTATCAAAttgtttattttcaaaataaggCAAATAAATGCCTTAGAGATagttttgaaaaaaatatcaaatttccTTACTGTTAATTCCTGAAAAATATCAAATTGTTTATAAGAGTCCCTTGGCTAATGCCTGATACATATAAATCCTACattctttttttcattttcttcaaTTGCTATCAGTAAGGCATTTATTTGCCATATTTTGAAATAAGCAATTTGATATTAAATGATATTACTATAAAGTATAAAGTACTCCTCTTTGTATGCTAGTTTATTACTAATTTAACTAACACGACACTGTGTCGTGCAATGGTGAGTAAGGAAAATATTTATGAAGAATCCAAGTAAAAGATATGCCAtcacaaaatagaaaaaaacaACAGACATTTTATCGGCCATAAATACCCCCATGAAAACTGTTCGAATCCCTCAAAATTTACAACACCTCTACCTTACAAAAGCCACTTTTTCGCTCTGGATTTCTCTCTATACTTTTCAAGTAAAAAAACATCAAAAGTGGCAGGAAAACGCCAACATGTAGAGATTGTTGATATCACAAGCTCCCTTCCAGAGCCAAATTCCCCTTTCCCCTACACAGACGTTAATTGAAGTGTGGTTGTTGTTGATTCTGAAGCTTAGAATGACCGTTTGGAGAACCCTCCTCGGGCATGTGGTTATGTGGTCCTACAGTCCACATGACAAGGGATAAGTCTCACGAGCGACGAGATAAAAATTTACGCTACTACAAGAATAAGGTGAAGAAGCACCAAAAGAAGTTTTCGACATGGGaaaagaagcagcaaaggagTGGCCACAAGAGGAAAAGACCTAACCGCAGGGATGAGACATTAGACATATACCGAGAAGAACTTGAGATGGTACAAGGAGGAAGGAGACTCCGATCCGGACATTGGCACATGTGGTCGAAACGAAAACTAGGTTGGAGATGTTACATGCAAATATAGTCTAGTTAGATTCCAGGgccattttttttgtaaaagaaCAATTTAGTATCGGGGTTAAATTAGCCTTTATTTTCATGTTTTTCTATTACgcttatttttattataaatatgtaattctcttttaatttttaagacattgttttttaccacctaaaaaaaataaaacttgtattttaccacctaaaaacgaAAAAGTTGAAGAAATCGTTATGTGGGGCAACTACTCATTGCATAATACGATCAATGTTGGGATACAATCTCCTCAGCAGATGTCTCACTTGTTTCATGAGATTGTGGTGGAGAGGACTGTCTTTTCTTTTATGCAATTCCTTCTGAAGAACCTGCAATGATAAATGAAAGCAAGAACAACCCATCTCTCATCTTCCTTTCATGATGTGATCCAATCAAAGGGTTCTTTTTCAATTAAAGAAGGTTTCATCAGTGAATCTATAAGGCATTCAATGTTTGCTTCTTTAGCTGCAGAGAGGGTTGTACTTCCTTGGTCGCCGGACAAGTTGATCATCCACAAAAATTTCCCAAGCAAGTTTTCGTCAGTTTTCTCCTCAACAGATGTACGTCTCACTTGTTTCCTAAGATTGTATTCTAGCATTGATCGTATTATGCAATGAGTAGTTGCCCCACATAACGGTTTCTTCAAATTTTTCGtctttaggtggtaaaaacaacttttattatttttttaggtggtaaaatacaagttttactttgttaggtggtaaaaaacaaaatttcctaatttttatttcaaattGTTCTAATTATGAACTTGCAATAGCAAACTCTACATATTGGTAAGTCCTAACTATGTAATTTGCAATTTGGGGTATCTAATTTTCGTTTCACTTGAATagattttactcttttttttgGGCTATCTCAAATGAATAACGTGGGCGTGAAAGTATAGAATccatcattttttgaaaattgaaatctgatttatttatttgtagaattacaaaaaataaataaatttcaatagTAATGCTAATTCAAAATCAGAACCAGTTGAAAGGACTTTTGAGTAATTTTGTTTTTGTCGAGGGAAAAACGACTTTGAGTTTGAAAATCAAGAAATTTGGTTAAAAGGCATCAACTTTGTGGGTTGTCATAATTAACATTTTCATCCATTGCATGCATCTACgtttttaatacaaaaaattgAAAACCTGGTAAAATAAAACCTATCCGTATAAATGAGTTTTCAGAAGTGAATACGATACAAATCAGACAGGAATTAAGCGAGTGGTATCGACCATTTTTGACCTGTATATACATGTATCAAGTAATGTTATGTAAATATAAAAGGTTATTGGGTATTTACTTAGTAATGAATTAGCAAATTTACTCGAGAGTGGGAGATAGCTCAATTGGTTAGAGCTTCTCTCCCGGTTCCAGatgatcctgggatcgattctcaacCCCGCCATTGTGGCTCATATGCAGCAAAAAAAGTTAGCAAATTTACTCTACTAAAGTGGAAGAAGATGTTATGGAAGTTCGACATGCTCCTAAACTTGAAAAGCTATTCGCTGtggttttttgttttgttttgatgaTCAACATTCTCTTCCTTTTTGCCTGTCATGGTTATGTTTTTTTAGTAGAAGATTACTAGGAGGGAGAATTTATGAGAAATAAATATTGAGAAGTGTAATGATTTTTTTGATTGATGTGTGGTTTTGGCTGCGACCTTCATCTTCAAAGAAGAAGCCAGGAATTAACGGTCAGTTGAGATGAGCCCAGAGTCCCAACCTGTTACAACTTccaaaaaaattcattttttccttttctttaacCTTTCACCTGCAAAAATGTGGGTTCATCTCAACCGACCGTTAATTCATGGATTCCTCTTTAAAGTTGAAAGTTAAGTTGCAGCCCGGTTTGGGTCGATTTCAGGTATTAAGGTGTGTTTATATTCTTTATGCATGTGGTCGGGTTGGGCATAAGAGTCGATTTTGCAAGCTTCCAAAAAAGCAAGCACAAATGTTGTTAGGGATTTCAATGGTTAGGGCTTGTTGTGATGAAGGGAATTTTCGAATCAATGAGTCTTACTACCCTCTTTTTGTGAATGAGTTGGTAGGTTTAAAAAGGGTGGAAAGATTTAGAACTTCTAAGGTTAATTTTTTAGTAGATGTTGATGATCGTTTCCAAGCAGGGGAAAGTGACTCTGAAAAGCATTGGGAAGACAAGGATACAAATAATGACGAGGAAAGTGGGAAGACAGTAGTGGTGTAAAAGCGGTGACTCTGCCCTATTGAGGTCTTCTGATAGTGCATAGAGTCTCTCCAAGGGAGAAGCCCGGGTGATGCGGGAATAATGAAAATCTCGAGCCCCCTTTCTCACGAAATTTCCATCGGGCAAGGCCCACCATGATTTGGATAATCTCAACCTTGTCCTTGAATAGGTCTTCGGCTTGAATCCTAGTGAATCGGTTATCTGTCTGTCAATTTGGGTAAGGATGTATCTCACGGTCTTCTATGGACCTCAGAGAATGAAAGAAGTGTCCAAGCAAGAAGCATAGATGCTGATGATAATATAGGCCGTGAAAACTATTATAGAGTATCCCATATTGTTTGAGCAATACCaatgaggttggcatgagtggtgaAGGTTTttttgctccttaaccaaggtctcgggtttgAGCCTTGGggtatggaaaaaatctcaactgggatggatgctgcccatcgaggtacccatgcaaactcccgtgGGAGATTAGTTTCCTCGTAgtagacccaaaaaaaaaaatgttggagCAATGAAAGATTCAGCAGTTCCATTTCCCTTGTTCATTACTCTGGAAATTAGATTATCTATGTTCCTTGTTCTGGGAATGGATTTCAGACGTGTAATGGAGGTCATTAAATCCATGAAGTTGTTGATATATACTTGGATGCCCACTGGAATTGCTTGAATCTTACATCCTCTActgctttcttttcattcttattTTATGGGAAACAATGAAAAATTGCTCAGGTGTTTAATACTTCAATCCTTTGTGCTTTGCTCTTCATTCTttagtttttctattgttttgcTCTTTCATTTCTGGTTGATTGCTTGATTTCTGGTTAATTGCTCTTTGTCAAAGGATGCTGCATAATTAACAGGAGAGTGGATACACCAATAACATTGTACAGTGTATACATGGTACGGTCTGTGGTCGAACACGTCCTCACACAATGACACAAGGGAAACAAGTAAATTTGCATGATTTTATTGCACCTGCCAGCATATATACTGTGATATAGTTTTAGCTATTCCATATTTTGTCCGTAGATGAACACGTACTGGACTATTTTACGTATGAGCATGGATTCACCGTGTGTTGTTTGTACACCCCCGACTACACGGAGATGGTCAATGGACGATGGTGCTgaagtttttattttcttttgcgTGTATGTGatagtgtgtgtgtgtgtgtgtgtgtgtggggtaGGTGCTGACACCCTTGTGTGCGCATATCTTGAATATTACATCTATTATGAGTTTGGGTGAATACTAACAATATCTTATGATTGCAGTTTGGGGCCAATGTAACCATGCTTTTCATCTACACTGCATCTTGAAGTGGGTGAATTCACAAACATCTCAAGCTCATTGTCCTATGTGCCGTCGAGAATGGCACTTCAAGGACTAAAATCATCTCTTCACCTGTTAACCATGGTACGACTCTCAACCTTCCTACACGGTGATATCAGTTTTAAATTCAATTGATCGATTTCATTTACGTCATTGAGTAGTTGGTTTAACAATATCCTATAAGGAAGAATAACTCACAAACTTTGTAAGCTTACGCAATGACATGATTAATCATGGTAGATGATAAAATTTACAGGTCATCATTTTTTCTtgcacatttttttttattattgataaTGATTGAACACTGGTAGTAACATGATTAATGAGGAGACAAGTGGGTATAATGGGGGTGATGCAAAATCAAATTTTGAATAGCTAACATATCTTACCTAATTTGATCTGTATTTGGATTTAAGTGTCAAAATATCGTAGCGCGCAGTCTCTTTCATTCCAGAGAGAAGACAAAGACGAATTGGACCTGTAAATGCTTAAATGCTGTGAAAAAGTATTGCTGATATGGGTCCATTACTCTGTTTAGTGTTGATTACCCTGTtttctcccctttctttctGTCTTCTCTGGGAAGGATATGATGGGAtaagtagggttggtaatttgTTGGTTTAGAGGCTTcggccctgttcttttgagctgaaatgaactgaactgaactgaatgcccctgaactgaactgaactgaatgcccCTGAACTGAACTGGACTGAAAAATAAgctttgaaacggaaattaagcCCAAAGAAAAAGGGGCCTTAGAGCTAAGATTTTGCATATTTTTGGTTAGTGGATATGTACCTGGTTCCTGGTTAGAAAGGTTCTTGCTGCGGGATATTTATTCTCCTTGTTTACAGAGCCAGGATTTCTTTCGGTAAAAGAATGGCTATAACCAATCTGACCATGTGTACTTGTAGGGTTTTCGGATGAGAAAATTTAGGAGAAGTGGAAGGGAGGAATATAGAACGGGAAGAGGGAAGGGAATCGAGGGATCGGTAGTTCTTTTAGCGAGTCAAGTCCTAAAATTGGAAATAATGGAAAGGAACTAATTTCGGTAAGGTGGCTAGTTTCCTTCCCCTTTTATTTTGAAGGGGTTCGGAAGGAGAAACTGTTGTCCACTCTCGAAGATTGGACAAAAAGTCCGGTCTCAACGGGAAACGTCGACGAAATCAAGTATGTAACTCCCAAAATTCTTGTTTGTTAGGAAGGAAAAAGATCAAAATACAGATCTAATCTGAGGTTATGTCACAGATGAATCTTAATTTGGACTTTCCCTCCGAATATATCTGAGCAAGGCATGATGTGGTAATACAATCACACATACATTGTTTAAGTAAACTTTACACGTTATtaaaaagcattattaatactAAAATGGGAAATCCTTGACTAAAGCTTAAGGGCCAATCCAACTAGACTCTGTTCTAATGCCTTTACTTAGTGGAGTGAGAAAGAAGAAACGGTGTGGATGTCAATTgatttaggccctgttctttttagCTGAACTGAAATAAGTATTCAAACTAAAACTAGACCAAAAAGAATTAGTTGGTTAAAAACTCGTCTGTTCTAATGCCTTTACTTAGTGGAGTGAGAAAGAAGAAACGGTGTGGATGCCAATTgatttaggccctgttctttttagCTGAACTGAAACAAGTATTGAAACTAAAAATAGACCAAAAAGAATTAGTTAGTTAAAAACTCGGGGGTATGCAAGACCTCATAGTGATATCAATTAGTTTTGTTGGTTAAAGACGCGGGGGTATACAAGACCTCATATTCAAGTATTGATGCATCGCCCTTCATAACACACTATTAACTAAATAAAGTTGACAAGTTTTGACAGGATAATGTCACGATCGTATCGTAATGCTTTGAATATATACAGAGTAGTTATAAATGTGACATACTCCCTATATGAAGAATAGACTTTCTTGATGTTGTTAGGACTTAGGAGGCACGTAAATGATTTGGTTTTAGCTTGTTTAATGTTTATAATAGCTGTCTAAAGTATAAACAAAGTTGTTTTTTTGTTCCATTAGagcaacttttaatttttattgcttTTCCTAATGAAGCATAGTGATCACAGTTTGATTgcaattttttgttttgttttgggtGCAGAGAGAACGGTCAAGGCGACGATCGACGTAAACATGATTTGATCTCAGGTCTTGAGTACCACGTACTCAAAACTTTACCGCATAAACTAGTTGACTTCCATGTTTCAATCATACAACCGCTTGTAtcttgaataattttttttttggctcaTTAAATTATCAAAATTATTAGTTTTTGTACATTGTAAAATACAATCAGTTGTACATGTTAGTAATCGTTTAATGGCTTTACAAATTACAATTAGTAATCCTTTTGTTAAATTGATGGTCACCTTGTTAGAAATCCCATTTGAATCATAGACAAGAAAACCAAGGTAATAGAATAAAGATTACTAACACTTAAATTTCAcgatcaacattttttttaattacatcAAGAAATCCATGTACTCATAGCAAACAACACTGAACAAGTGAACAGCATCATTCACTATAAAATCAAAAACATACTTTTCACTctaaattgaaattaaaacaACGGGGGAATTCAATGAATCGCCAATCAAAACTAACACAACCAATTTCAGCTATATCTTCATCCACAAATGAAAATCTGAGATCCTTTTCTGTATCCTGCTCAAAAAAACGTAAGTACTCGTCAAAAAACTAAGATAGTTAACATCCAACTAAAATCAATACTCAAGTATTAAACTTCTGAATGTTGCATACCATCACTTATTAGTTATTACTCCATACTTAGTAAGGAATATTACTCAATAATTCAAATATCACACGGAGTATTTATGCGTATTACtacaatatacttcgtatttaagtatgagagtgatggatagctcagttggttaaaGCTTCCATCTCGGTTCCAGGTaatcctgggatcgattctcatccccgcatTTGTGGCTcattcaaattaaaaaaaacttcGTATTTAAATATTGTTTATAGTGGGTTAAAAGGTTgatgaaaatgaagaacaagtATCTTCTTTCTTATGCTTTTCTTTCAAAGTGGTCCAACTAATCAATGTGGCCAACTAATCATAGTTAATTAGTAATCAATGCTTGAAAGATTATTCCCATAACCCAACAGGCCAACACAACCAAGAAAACAACGCTCGTATCTCatatgaacttattggaacttattttaGGTATAGATTGTACTAGATCAacccttattttatctgaacttatctgcacttattttcctgaaataagtgaaaataaggtaaacAGAACAGGGGCTTAATGATCTCTTTACGGTTAGGTAATTAAACATATACGAAGCATTCACATGAAAACTTgctaataaaaaattcaaagaaaaacaagtCTCAAAATTGCCAATCTATAAAACTACAACTAATTTTTGAGAAAGATTATAATAAAATgtaaaagataatattttgcttGTTAATGAATACTTACATGATGTATGTGATCACTTGACGATGACCCAAAGAGCATAAATAATCCCAGGGAGATATCCCAATAGTGTCAGCACCAAACAGATCCAAAACTCAACCTGTTAAAAGTTCAACTCCATCATGTAAGAATATATCCTCGTTTAATTATAATCAacaacctaattaaattgtttttATACTTATTTAATCACATAATTTGAAAGGGGTTTTAATGATCAAAACTGAATTCCAAAAACCCCATTTATAAAAATTGTCACAGAGAGTATTTCTCAACAAACATAGTTGAACACAAATCATAGTTATAATTGACCAAATCACCAAGTGAAACTCGATTAACATCTAATAACACCCCCTAACTAGAGTTCAATTATGTAAAATCAAGCGAACAAAAAAAGTGTAACAAAAGTAGCACCAAAATGAAACCCGGTTAACATCTAATTACACCCACTAACTTCAACTCAATTTGTGAAAATCAGGCGAATACAACAAAGGGTAACAAAAGTAGCACCAAATGAA encodes:
- the LOC110777912 gene encoding hydrophobic protein RCI2A, which gives rise to MGAATFIDIILAILLPPLGVFFKYGCAVEFWICLVLTLLGYLPGIIYALWVIVK